The Xiphophorus hellerii strain 12219 chromosome 6, Xiphophorus_hellerii-4.1, whole genome shotgun sequence genomic interval CCATGTTTGCTTCTCCTTGATCCACCTGTCCTTTCATTCACTTCATATCCAGGTTTAACTAGAGTTGGGTGATGAggcttaaaagtaaaattagattatttttttgctctttgttttctaaaaaaaaaaaaacaacaaatgacattttcagaaagtgGCCTTCATTTCAAACATCCCTTTGAGTTGTATGATGGAGTGTCAGGGCCTGGttacaaaaactttttaattatgagaatatagACACAATATTAGAAAGATGGAAAATGTTTACCTTATGAGAAAAGTGTTTTACTGAGGGGGAAAAAGGCTTAGTTTGCACTTTTTGCCCCCATCAACATAGATTCAGTTTGCACAATTGTTTCAAAGTTGGCTACTGCTaacttgatgatgatgataaaagatgcatattgtttttgtaaaactgattccaaagtaaatcattaaaattttttgttcttcttgttgGAGTTCTCGTACAATTACAGCTTTATtcttgcaattaaaaaaaaaaattcttaccTCGACCCTAATGTTCAGTTAACCTGAatttaaagtccaaataaatagactCAAGAAGTGCTTTGTGGGgggaaaatccagatttttcaaaaactaaatcttgaacaaagcaaaaaatttGATACATTGACAAAATCAGTTTATCGCCCAGCTCTGAGTTCAACCCTCCTCATCTTTGctctttcagttgttttttttaaagaatttatctttaaaatgatctgtGTTGTAATTGccataaattcagttttattgtttacgTTTGGTAAAAATTGACCAGAAATTGAAGTCAGGAAGCCTTCTGCATCTACAGAAGTCTGCTGTAATTGTGTGACCCAGTCGATCTGTTTCACGTAATAATGCCAGCAGAGTTTCACGCAGAAGGAGATCATCGCGCACCGAACCGCCAACGAGACGCAGCCGAACCTCTTTCTTAATGTTCATTGGCTGCGGTCTCGAGGTGAAGTGCTACAGCCAATCGTCTTCGTCGCCTCCACTCTTAACGCTTCCTCCCTCTCCAGGTGGTCCTGCTCTCCGCCACCATGCCCGCTGATGTGTTGGAGGTGACCAAGAAGTTCATGCGCGACCCCGTCCGCATCTTGGTGAAGAAGGAGGAGCTTACCCTGGAGGGTATCAAGCAGTTCTACATTAACGTGGAGAGAGAGGTTGGTTTGCACGTCCACCCTCTATTCCACCCAGTCCACCGCTTCTCTCCAAAGCACCCTGCTGAAACCGCGCGAGCCGACCCGGCCCGGCCGGGTTCGGCTCCTGCGGCCGTGTAAGCATGGGTACACCAGGGAAGGAGACTAAAGTTCACGGGGTCGCACACGAGGCTGGGAGGGACCGCTTTCTTAATGTCCGCTCTCCTCAGTCTCAAGATCCTGTGTTACAcatcctgtgtgtgttttaattagGACTGGACAGTGAATCAGTCGTATGGTGATGCACTGGGGCTGGACGATGGGACTGAAAAACTcgatcaatatcaataattattgattagttttggtttttaagTGTCTGAAATACTGTCCAACTTGTAACTTGTTTTGTCCGCAGTTTTCACTCCACGCTGTTTATTgctgaaacctgaaactgctgctgcgcaagttggcatacaggttgttgctaggtaaccaaagagtgagttagttgatgcaaCCAACTCAGCTTAACtggctgtgagaggttgagcagctaaagcctttcttCTGCCTACATTTTCCAAAATACTTCTCATTCTGAATCTGAAtcaattaactttttttgttacctagcaacaacctggtTTTCCCACcttgcctcataactgcttaaataTAAACAGGAGAGATCACGGCACCAGTTTGGcattatttcagatatttagaACCAAAAAACCAATCAATAATTATCTACtcactgatatgaaacgcttagTGTTTTTCCGCCATATGGTCCAGGCCTAGTTTAAACCCAGTGTTGCTGCAGCGTCAGGCTGTGACCTGTCAGGGTAACGGACATCCGTTCTGTCCGTCTGTAGGAGTGGAAGCTGGACACTCTGTGTGATCTGTATGAGACTCTGACCATCACCCAGGCGGTCATCTTCCTCAACACCAGGAGAAAAGTCGACTGGCTGACTGAGAAGATGCACGCTAGGGACTTCACAGTATCTGCTCTGGTATGGCGTCCCGTTAGCCCGTTAGCATGTTGACTTGGTTTTTCCTCAGCTAACCGACTGTTTAATTCACAGCATGGAGACATGGACCAGAAGGAGCGGGATGTAATTATGAGAGAGTTTCGTTCTGGGTCCAGCAGAGTGTTGATCACAACTGACCTTCTGGTTAGTATCAAAATGATAAtaaactttgtgatttttttttattttattttttattatcattcatttgttttttttattctgaaaagcaACCCAAATGGTTTAAAATGCTGCAGCAGTCTAAAAATGGCCAAGCAGGTGGAAGGTTGGGGAGATTAAGGCTCGTTCTCCACAGTGGGTTCCGCTGACGTGGGAACCTGCTACTTAAACACGGGCGACATTCTGAAACGTGAACTTTGTTGATCTGTGGGATTTGGTGCTGGTTTCACATGAGCGTGTTCTTTCTAGGCTCGTGGGATCGACGTTCAGCAGGTTTCTCTGGTCATCAACTATGACCTTCCTACAAATCGTGAGAATTACATTCATAGGTGAGACGAAGCAAATCAAGTTCTCCTCAtgacatgattttatttgtgtcaaGGTTGCTATTTCAAcgatgaaaaatgttatttgcactttaaatattaactatGTATGCTAAAACATTGTCTTTTTGCAGCAATTTCAACTTTTCTTGTAATACAAACAATAATACTTAAAAATTTGAAACTTTTCTGAAAACTAAGGGCCCCAAAATCAGTAATTTTAGGCTGAAATAATCACAAAACACCCTCTCCACATCATGGAGGGACTGTGTTGAGTCGCGTATCTTTGCTGTGGACTAAAACGGCTCCTCGTCGTTCCACAGAATCGGTCGCGGCGGCCGTTTCGGCAGAAAAGGAGTTGCCATCAACTTCGTCACCGAGGAGGACAAGAGGATTCTTCGAGACATCGAGACGTTTTACAACACCACCGTGGAGGAGATGCCCATGAATGTGGCCGACCTGATTTGAGCCCTGAGGtctatctttttgtttttcctttttttacgCAGTGATAGCGATCGTCCACTTGCATTGTGCTTATATTATtcgagggggaaaaaaaaccaaccaacTTCTCAATGCTAAACCTTGGATCCGATTTTTGGTGTGCGTTAAAAGCGAGGTGACTCATATGGTGGTCCCTCCTGGACAGTTGTAAGTTCTGACCTCGTTGGCCGGCTGGTTGGAGCTACAGAGCCATGGGGCGTGTAAACATTAGGGTCCTTATCAGgtatttcttttcatgtttaaataagATGCGTGTATTCGATGTTCTCCACCGTTTAGTAACCTACTTGTGGACTAAAAGGTATAAGTGCTGTATAAAGTCTGCAAATTATGTTATGCTAACATATGTGCAATGTCTTGTGGGCCTGATTAATAGAGGCACTTGTCATGTTATACTGTAGATtcacttgcttttttttttttcttttgtgaatgtgtttaatttaaatgtaccatatatattttttttaatcccacaTGCTATATCAGAGTTCCTTATAGGTTGGCCATATTTTGCTGCCGTGGTTTTACCCTTAACAGAGTATATTGCCATTTCCACTCCCCACtgactcctttttttttctcctctcctgaAGTGTATGAATGTCTTAATAAACAGAAATTGCTGTAAGTAAATATATTGTGCTGTCGTTGGTGTCTAGGTCAGTGAATGTGTGAGGGTCATAGATGAGTTTTTTTGGAAGATGAATGTTTTCTAGTTTAGAAACTTGACTGACGGGGGAGTGGTGTAGAGCTCCCTCTGCAGGCGACCAGGAGTAAATCAGAACTGCATTGTGTCTGGAATCTAAAAGTGtgtatttttgctgtattttgttTAGGCAAAAGTATCTTAACTTATGAAAGTAAACCCTAATAAACATTGCATTAGTATTCTATATTTAGTCATTGTAAGTTTGCAGAAAGTTTACATTCTTTAGTGGTAAATGTAACAtggttaataaatttaaaattctaCAAACTACACAATTATGAATGGGAGTAAATATGATTTAGTAAAATGTGTTAAGACATCCATGCTAATATTTTCGATTGGAATTATACAAATCAACTTTacctacttttacttgacttcTGTAGTCGACTATAATTTTTCTACACTTGATCAAAGGCTTAAAAAAATGGTATTGAAGATGAACAGATAATCTTTTCTATCGTGTTTATAGGGTATTCATATTATAGCATTAaacatttgtagtttttgtaaCTACCATAAAACTGGTGTTAAGTAGTTGGGTCATCTGGGCCGAGAACAAGATTCCCATTTGCTTTGATGGCCAAGCAGTGGGAAATGGCGCCCCCCTGTGGCGCGCACAGTAGATGCACTGTAAAATATTCCTGGAGAGTGAAGACGGTTTTTCACTTGGACATAATTCACAAGTTACGACTCTATGCAGAACTAAAGGGAtaattcagtatttttaaaatccactgagcctttttcttctcttacaACCTCATGACTGCATTACCCACAATTCCATTGAACTACCTATATCACAGCATTTGATTTGGACGTTGTGCGCCCTCTTCAGGCAAAGCAATTATTTAGCCTTTTCAACATAGGCTAGAAAGCTTGAAGCTCTTCTTTAGGAACCAAGGGAACAAAACCgtgaagttttaaatgttaatttgaacaaatatctgaacaattaaatattattatccTTAGGCAGTTAGCATTTTCTTATTGTCATTCAGAAGCTTCAGTGTCATCCAAAGCTCCTGGAAAAAGAAATCGTTTAGATCTAATTTGCttaaaagatgtttaatttGACACATAAATATAAATCCATCTATATTGACCAATTTGattctcatttattttaataatttggtTAAAAAGGGGACAgttatatacacacacattatTTTCAAGTCTTAATTTCTTGTAGCTGTGATGCAAAGTCCTCTCAAGGCTGCAGTTATCCCAGCTGCATTCACACCTTTTTCcaccaaacattttttcttccacCCAACTTTCTAATGATATACTCGAATACTCTGTAAGCATCCTTCTTTTTTCATGATCTTTTGCTTCTTACCCTCCTTTTGTAAGACAGTGTGCGACAAATCCATGCAATAAATTGGTTTCACTCGAAACCAATTTATTGGGTATTTCAATCAGTCTTGTTTTCAGAGAGCCAAACGAAGGGAGAACGCAAACAAACAGCTGGACTGTTCTGAGTTCATTGATCATGTTGGTTTTGGTGTTTCGTCATTTCCTGTGGGAGAGCAGccatttaaaaagaagaaagatgcaGGATGTGGTGAGAAAAGTCTTAATAGCCTGGCAGCAATTAAACCAGTTTTTTATGCAACAATACAGCGTGCGTGATATTTAAAGGAGCAGGAGCCTAGAAGTTTTAAAGGGACAAAGtatcaaaaaatatgttttgataaTTGACCTTAAGGAGGCAATatgatgtaaaatcaacttttttttttcttttctttttttagcgtTGCATAATGTTAtattattctctcatcaaaaaacatacctggagtgttgctttgattgagaaatcctttaatccccatggcaaccgttcagctgtGGGAAACATCTGGGTGGACCCAGCTCCGCCACTGAGGACGAACAGAGCCCCCCCTCCCCAGTGACTCtgatccttcagactagccagcagcaatcagcaaacaccCGGCGGAGCTGAACGTCCGTCGAGCTCATTAAAGGAgccacttctcagtgcaactctggtaaaaaacattgttaaagggttaatagaggagccgtgttgtgatgacttcctgaaggtggagtttcaaaaagagaagagtttcttaaagagatagaggcccaatttcaagaagCTAAATTGAGAAGtcaaaacaactgaagttaacttACTTGATTGGATTCTCTGTGGCTGGAAAGCACATAATGTTGCCCCTTTCAGAcctttttcaatcaaaactcatTGAAATACGTGTTAAGAGGAATATTAAGGCCCTTCCTCTACAAAGGGAAACTTAGGATCTGTCTCCTCAGTGTGGTTTTTAGTGGTCTGGAATCTGGTGGCTTATTTTCAGCCTTTCACTTCTGTTCAGTCAGAGGACGCTCTCATGCAGTTCTGGTTCTCTGTGCAGCAACAGACTGGAATGTGTCTGCTTGGGGTTTTTTATGTGATGGATCAGAACGAATGATTGTAAAAGGGAAGAGAAAATGATTCCTTTCTTTCGGTCAATACTACTGACATATTTCATAACCATCATTGCAAACTTTTGCCTGTTCTTTGCAACGGAAGCTCAAGCTTAGTCAGacaattttcacaaaaacactttatctTTTTAAACTGATGCTTATCTTACGTTATGTTATTACCTTCAAAGAGATGCTTCTAATTTCCTATCGGAAACAAACTTCCTGAACGAGTCGTGTTTAGCCGAAATGCATCAGAGGAACGAATCATTTTGACACTGTCATTATCCACACTGAGAAGAGTTCTGGATAGACGTGACGCAAAAGGGGGGAATGTAgacatgttaataaaatataaatactagTTTGAAAATGCACTCATAGACAAAAGCCTCCAACTACGACACACTGTGAGCTAATGTTGGAAGTTCAGGTTGATTCTTGTAGTTCTGCAACAAACAGGCTGACCAGAGCAGGTTATTACGTGCAGAGAGTTTGCAAAGAGGAAGTTCCATGTCATGCAAAAGGTCTATGAAAATGTGAACATATTTCATAACCAGCTGTTAATAAATACGACAAGGAAGGTCCTTCCCCTTCCCCGACACACGGAAGGGGAAGGACAAAATATGCtctttcaaaaaatatgaaagagcaaaaacagCTTCTGACAGATCCACAAATGCAGGACAGAAAGACTCAGTTTTACCAAATTAAAAGAAGTTCATGCCAATAAGAAGTTGTCTGTCCAAAACCTGAAGAAAGAACGGCagtaaacaaaagtaaacactAACCAGAGCAGTAAAAGCAGCAAAGTGACCTCCTCTCCAAAATGGTTTATGGTCATGAAACAATAACTTTGCATTTTCTATCTTCTATGGACATTTGTTACCTCCTGGCAACACATTTATGTGTCGCCAGAAAATAtggagaga includes:
- the eif4a2 gene encoding eukaryotic initiation factor 4A-II isoform X2 is translated as MVLKSRLPFSRGPSSRASKQLDIEQKETQALVLAPTRELAQQIQKVILALGDYMGATCHACIGGTNLRSEIQKLQAEAPHIVVGTPGRVYDMLNRRHLSPKWIKMFVLDEADEMLSRGFKDQIYEIFQKLSTNIQVVLLSATMPADVLEVTKKFMRDPVRILVKKEELTLEGIKQFYINVEREEWKLDTLCDLYETLTITQAVIFLNTRRKVDWLTEKMHARDFTVSALHGDMDQKERDVIMREFRSGSSRVLITTDLLARGIDVQQVSLVINYDLPTNRENYIHRIGRGGRFGRKGVAINFVTEEDKRILRDIETFYNTTVEEMPMNVADLI